A stretch of Bradyrhizobium sp. CCBAU 53338 DNA encodes these proteins:
- a CDS encoding HU family DNA-binding protein gives MAKKDSAKKAAAPATITLKHLAADIAESQDLSKKHAEAVLTDMVDLITKHLKKGDRVRIVGLGILQVRKRAARTGRNPATGEAIHIKASKKVAFRPVKELKEAI, from the coding sequence ATGGCTAAGAAAGATTCGGCGAAGAAGGCAGCTGCTCCAGCCACGATCACGCTCAAGCACCTGGCGGCCGACATCGCCGAAAGCCAGGACCTCTCCAAGAAGCATGCCGAGGCCGTCCTGACCGACATGGTCGACCTGATCACCAAGCATTTGAAGAAGGGCGACCGCGTCCGCATCGTGGGCCTTGGCATCCTCCAGGTCCGCAAGCGCGCCGCCCGCACCGGCCGCAATCCCGCCACGGGCGAAGCCATCCACATCAAGGCCAGCAAGAAGGTCGCGTTCCGCCCGGTCAAGGAACTGAAGGAAGCGATCTGA
- the pepT gene encoding peptidase T, with amino-acid sequence MSSLTFSHTVTERFLRYVTIDTQSDPNSPASPSTEKQKDLGRVLVTELKAMGVADAHLDDYGYVYATIAANTPKKVPVICFCSHMDTSPDVTGKDVKPQVLKNYRGGDITLPADPSQVIRFTEHPALKNQIGNDIITTDGTTLLGADNKAGVAEIMDAAHFFINNPDVKHGTIKILFTPDEEIGRGVDNVDIKKLGADFGYTMDGESAGSVEDETFSADGATITITGVSAHPGYAKGKMEHAIKIAAAIVERLPKEGCSPETTSGKQGFLHPVGVEGALEQATLSLIVRDFTEEGLKEKEVLLENIVKDVMKEYPRSTYKFEVREQYRNMKQVIDRHPHILEYAIEAIRRAGLRPMRTAIRGGTDGSRLSFMGLPCPNIFAGEHAFHSRLEWVSRQDMEKAVQTIVHLAMIWEEKA; translated from the coding sequence ATGTCCTCCCTCACCTTTTCGCATACCGTGACCGAGCGCTTCCTGCGCTACGTCACCATCGACACCCAGTCCGATCCGAATTCCCCCGCCTCGCCCTCGACCGAGAAGCAGAAGGATCTCGGCCGCGTTCTCGTCACCGAATTGAAGGCCATGGGCGTCGCAGACGCCCATCTCGACGACTACGGCTACGTCTACGCAACGATCGCGGCCAACACGCCCAAGAAAGTGCCGGTGATCTGCTTCTGCTCGCACATGGACACCTCGCCCGACGTCACCGGCAAGGACGTCAAGCCGCAAGTGCTGAAGAACTATCGCGGCGGCGACATCACCCTGCCGGCCGATCCCAGCCAGGTGATCCGCTTCACTGAACATCCGGCGCTGAAGAACCAGATCGGCAACGACATCATCACCACCGACGGCACAACGCTGCTGGGCGCCGACAACAAGGCCGGCGTCGCGGAGATCATGGATGCCGCGCACTTCTTCATCAACAACCCCGATGTGAAGCACGGCACCATCAAGATCCTGTTCACGCCGGATGAAGAGATCGGCCGCGGCGTCGACAATGTCGACATCAAGAAACTTGGCGCGGATTTCGGCTACACCATGGACGGCGAGAGCGCCGGCAGCGTCGAAGACGAAACGTTCTCCGCCGACGGCGCCACCATCACCATCACCGGCGTCAGCGCCCATCCCGGCTATGCCAAGGGCAAGATGGAGCACGCGATCAAGATTGCTGCCGCCATCGTCGAGCGTCTGCCGAAGGAAGGCTGCTCGCCGGAGACCACGTCGGGCAAACAGGGGTTCCTGCATCCCGTCGGCGTCGAGGGCGCGCTGGAGCAGGCGACGCTCTCCCTCATCGTCCGCGACTTCACCGAGGAAGGGTTGAAGGAGAAGGAAGTTCTGCTCGAAAACATCGTCAAGGACGTCATGAAGGAATACCCGCGCTCGACCTACAAGTTCGAGGTCAGGGAGCAGTACCGCAACATGAAGCAGGTGATCGACCGTCACCCGCACATCCTCGAATACGCGATCGAGGCGATCCGCCGCGCCGGGCTGCGCCCGATGCGCACGGCAATCCGCGGCGGCACCGACGGCTCGCGCCTGTCCTTCATGGGCCTGCCCTGCCCCAACATCTTTGCCGGCGAGCACGCGTTTCATTCGCGGCTCGAATGGGTCAGCCGGCAGGACATGGAGAAGGCAGTGCAGACCATCGTGCATCTTGCGATGATCTGGGAAGAGAAGGCGTAA